The following nucleotide sequence is from Mycobacterium sp. Z3061.
GCGGCCCGGCCGAGCCGTTCGCGACGGGCGTGCGCAACGGAACGGGCCTCGCCGTCGCGCCGGACGGCTCGTTGTGGACCGCGGTCAACAATCGCGACAACACCCCCGACCCGGACGGCCAGGTCGACGTCGGCTATGTCAACGACCATCCGCCGGAGTCGCTGGCGCGTTTGACTCCCGGGCGCGAATTGGGTTGGCCCTATTGCAATCCCGACGGAGGGCCGGCGAACTTGCCGTTCGTGCGCGACATGTCGACCAATAGGGACGGATCTCAGCTGGATTGTGCGACGTTGCCGCCCGTCGAGCAGAGCATGGGCGCCCATTCGGCGCCGTTAGGTCTGGCATTTACCACGGGTGTGCTGCCGGGGCCGTACGCCGACGGCGCGCTGGTCGGCATCCACGGTTCGTGGAACCGCAAACCGCCGCGGGCACCGGAGGTGTCGTTCTTTGCGTGGCGGGATGGTGCGCTAGGTGACCAGCAGACTCTGGTCGGGGGCTTCCAGGCCGAGGACGGGTCCCGGTGGGGCCGTCCGGTCGCCGCAGTCGTCGGGCCGGACGGGGCGGTGTACGTCACTGACGACGACGCGGGGGCGATTTACCGGTTGGCCCCGCCCGGGCGATGACGGAGCTTGGCCGCGGCTCCCACAGACGACTCGACTGCTACCTTTCTCCTCGAACTTGCCGCCAAGGAGGACCGATGGCCACCGCACTGACCGGCATTCAGCAGAAGCTGCTGCGCATCGGCGAGTCAGCGCGCGCTGTGAAGCGACTCGCCGAATCGGGCATCCTCGACGTGCGAGACCTGAAGTCGACGGTTCAAGCCGCGAAGCTTTCCGGCGTCTACGGTCCGCAGGCGACCATGACGATCCTGGGCGGCCGAAGGTATGCGACGTTGCCGGCGATCGTCGACGAGCGCGGGGCGTTGACGTACGAGGAGGTCGACCACCAGTCCTGGGCACTGGCTCACGGTTTGAAGTCTCGTGGCGTCGCGGCGGGCTCCGTCGTGGGGTTACTGTGTCGCGATCACCGCGGCCTGGTCATCGCGATGGCCGCGTGCGGCAAACTCGGCGCCCGCCTGGTGCTGATGAACACCGGATTCGCCAAGCCGCAGTTCGCCGAAGTGTGCCAGCGCGAGGGTGTGAGCGTGGTGCTGCACGACAGCGAGTTCCTCGGGCTGCTCGACGCCCTGCCTCCCGAGCTGCCGAGGGTGCTGGTCTGGGTCGACGAGGGCGCCGAGGTGCCGACGGGTGCGCAGACCCTCGATGACATCGTCGCGGCGAACCGCACCGATCCCCTGCCGCCACCGGCTAAATCGGGTGGGTCCGTGATTCTTACCAGCGGCACCACCGGCCTACCCAAGGGCGCGCCCCGCGACTCGGTCAATCCCCTCGCGACGGCACAGATCATCGACCGAATTCCTTTCCCGCGCAAGGGAACCATGGTCATCGTGTCGCCGATTTTTCACAGCACCGGATGGGCCACGTACACCGTCGGCGCCGCGCTGGGCAACAAGGTGGTCACCGCAAGGCGGTTCAAGCCGGAGCTCACGCTCAAGCTCGTCGCCGAGCACCGGGCCGACATGCTGGTCGCGGTCCCGACGATGCTGCACAGGATGGTCGAACTCCCGCCTGACGTCATCGCGCAGCACGACACCTCGTCTTTGAAGGTGATCCTGGTTGCCGGCTCGGCACTGAGCCCCGAGCTGTCGTCGCGGGCGCAGGACACCTTCGGTGACGTCCTCTACAACATGTACGGCTCGACGGAATGCGCCATCGCGACCGTCGCCACCCCAGCCGAGCTTCGCGCCGCGCCGGGCACCGCCGGCCGCGCTCCGGTGACCTGCGAGGTGGTGCTGTATGACGAACACGACCAACGCGTGACGGGCCCGAATCGTCGCGGGCGGATTTTCGTCCGCAATGGCGCCCCGTTTTCCGGCTACACCGATGGGCGCAGCAAGCAGATCATCGACGGCTACATGTCCAGCGGCGACATGGGCCATTTCACCGAGCAGGGCCTGCTTTTCGTCGACGGCCGCGACGACGACATGATCGTCTCGGGCGGGGAGAACGTCTTCCCGCAGGAGGTGGAGAATCTGCTCGAAGAGCGGTCAGACATCGCCGAAGTGGCTGTGGTGGGTGTCGATGATGTCGAGTTCGGAAAGCGGTTGCGCGCCTTCATCGTTTCCGAACCGGGCGCCACGCGGGATCCGGCGGAGATCAAGCAGTACGTGAAGAACAACCTCGCGCGCCACAAGGTGCCCCGCGACGTGGTATTCGTCGAAGAGCTACCCAGGAACGCGACCGGCAAGCTGCTACGCCGCGTCTTGGTGGAGATGGACGTCGAGCTGCCTCAGTGAGCGACTGGGGCCTGAATAAACACGCCCAGCGGCGAAGACTACGACCACCGCGAGGAGGAAACGATGTGGAACATTGCCTTCACCGCCCTGCTGGTAGCAACATTCGTGTCAGCGGCTGTCGCGCACGCCGACAGTGCTAGCGACTACGTCGCCGCCGTCACATCACAAGGCGTCATTGCAGACCGAGATGCACTCATTGGAGCTGCAGACGACCTATGCAACGCTGCGGTGCAGCAAAACCAGGGCGGCATCTTCGTCGGCATATCCCCCAACATCACCGCAGCTATGCGCACTCAAGCCACACTTGGATTCGACAACCAACAACTCAGCGCCGTCATCCGCGCCGCGCGCAATATCGACTGCCCTCAAAACGGGCCGGTGTGACCATTGACGACAGATCTGGCCCCTCGGCGTCAACGGCCTATCTGGGCTGCCGACTTTTCAGTGAATGCGATTTGGGTCGCTACCGGAGAGTCGCCAGAATGGATCGCCCGCCGCACCGACGCACTCTTGTCCACGTTGGCGTATGCGCTGTCGATACCTAGCTGGGAGACACCGCAGCATCAAGAATGGCGAAAAACGCCAGAAGCGTTGGCGGACATCGTAAGAAGCCACGTCACAACTGGAACGTTCGGCGATCCGGAACCGGAGAACGGCTATCTGTTCACGGTCTCAGGGAAAGGCCCTGCGGCTGCGCTTCATGTGCAAGTTTCAGCGGGATCGCGATCAAAGGGACGACGTGTTCCCCTTCACGCCATCGCCATTGATGTACGTGAGATAGCGCCCGGCGGGGTCACAGCGGAGATGGGTGACGCGCTCTGCACCGCTGTTGCCGAGGCTTGGACGCCTGCCGCCCTGAGTTTGTCTGACCTACTGGTCAACCGCACGGCCCGCCGTGGCGGGTGGAAGATCCCCGTCGGCTACCGAACGTTGGTCAACACAGAATTGGGAACGATAAGCCAGCTAGAAGAAGGACTGACGTCCAAGGAGCTGGCCGGAGGAATGCTCATTTCCGCACCAGACGAGTGGCCCGCTGACCGGGTCGTCGCTGCGATGACCGCAACTCTGGCCGCCAACGGCCTAGAAGAGATCCCTCACTAAGTAACCGCGCCCCCCGCACGTTGTGTTTCTCCGTTCAAGGCGCAGAGCGGGTGCCACGCCCGGTGGGTCTCGTCAAGCCGACGTAATCACCATCGAGGGCCACACAAGTAGTTCAAGGGCTGCATAACAAGTTGGACTTCACCTTCCGGCGCGGGGAGATCTATAGCGCAACGACGGTCTAGCCGAAGCGCCGCCTGGCTTCGTCCTCCGGCAGCCCTAACGCATCGCCAATCACGGTCCAGGAGCCACCTCGCAGTCGAAGCTGCGCGACTGCCTCCTGCAGAGCCGCCTGAGCAACTTCGAGGCTTGCGGCAGCCCGACGAACCCCTTCGAGTTGCGGGTCGGCAACCGGTGCCTCAACAGGTTCGTCGATAAGCTGACGTGGCGTCGGACGCAGATCAGATGGCAGCGTGGGTGTGATGATGTAGCCGGTCTCGAAGTCACCGTAGATCGTGACGTCGTCTGGCCGCTCGGTGGCGTAGTGTCCGATGTAGGCACATAGCACCGCGTCGACAGGGTCTTCGGCCCTGCGCAGTTCGGCTTTGGTGGTGGCCGTCTCAACCATTCGACGTAGCCGTGCCCAGTCTGAGTTTCCCGCCACACGCATGCCCACATCGGCACCGACTAGGTCCTCGATCAGCATGATCAGCCGGAGCTGCTCGGACTGCAGCTGCCCGAAGCTGCGGTTCGGCTTGTGCTTGTACTTCAGGGTGCGGCCTAAGCGAAACAGAGCGATGGTGGCCGGGTGGGGATATACCTCGATGGCCCGACGGGCCGCTGTCGAGGAGGGGTTCATGTCTAGGCCGAGGGCCTCCGCGATGCGGGCACCACGTATACCTGACGAGAAGACGGGGATACCGGTGTTCGCCGAGTGTGCCCCGGCGTGGAAGCGGCTGAAATCGGCGTTGAGTGCACGTTCGGCGGCCCGTTGCCCAGTTGGATTGGCGACGATGAGTGGGGCGTCGATGGCCACCAGACACTCACCTTGAACGTAGGGTGCCACCGCGTCGATGATCGCGTCGTCGTGCAGCGCGGCTCCCACAAACTTCAGCTCACCGTCGGCATCGAGAACCGCGATGCCAGTTCGTCTGTTCTCACCCCACGCCAAATCCATCCCGACGAAGAACACCCCACTACCATGCCGCATCGGGACGGGGCTGCGGCCCAGAAGGGTCGTGATCGAGGCGGCAAGACCAGCGCTCCGCGCCGGATCCCTATCGGCGAAAGTTGCCACGGAGCTGAGTCAGGCGGGTCCGCGCCTGCGAGGGACGGCAGTGCTCAAGATTGAGCGGCGGATCTAGTTGCGCAACAACGCCTTTCTCTACCTGACCCAGCGCGTCCCGGTCGTCAAACGGGGCGATCACAACCCGAAGATGGTCAGCGATCCAGGCCGAAACCTGCGCGTTGCTATTCGGATCGAGCTTCCCGCCCTTGACCGGCACCAGGGACAGGCGATCAGCCAGCAGGCTAGAGACTGTGAGCCGGAACGTGGATGACCTCGCGTTGCCCCTGATGTGCTGGGTGCCGATCCTGCTCAGAAGGGTGGCTGCCGATTTTGCGCCGGACGGCCATCTCGTGGCACCGGCTTGCCCGACGTACAGAAGGGGGGGCAGGTGCATCCCGACCGCCTCGCCTACGACATTGCATGCTTCGTCATCGCCCCACCACGAGTACATCCCGGGGCGCGCAGCTTGAAGAGCGTCGGCGGGAAATAGAGCTGGTTTGGTCGCAGCGTCCTGGCGAGTGAGTTGCCGCACAAGCGCGGAAATCTCGGATGACAAGTTGACCGATGACCTGCCTGGCCGAAGTTGATGTTCGGGAGTCGGACGAGCCGTGTACCCTGCGAGTTCAGCAGCGGCAGAGCCAATTTGACCTGACTTCGGTCGCTTAGACTGTGGGTTGCCTGCTGCCTTATCACTGGCTGACAGCCGTCGGTTATCGGATTTTGACCGCTTCTGCTTGAGCGCAAACAACGTTTCCGCGACGACATAGCCATGACCGTCGATAAGTACACGGTCAAGCCGACCCTGCGCGATCCAATCGTTGAGCGTCGACCGATGGACGCCGAGATACGCTGCCGCGTCGTCGTAGCTGACGTAGGTTTCAGCCATCAGCGGCAACCGCCGAGCCAGCTTCGAATTGTGTCGGCGAGTCTCTTGGCGGCTTGCTCGGGTGTCGCGTCGTCGAAGTTCCAGTTGAACCCGTTCACCTGGACTGATCCCACGTGCAATTCCTCACCTGTCTCGCATGCGCCGAACGCGATGACGGTTGCCTTCTTTGCGTGGTAACCGGTAGCGAAAGTAGTGACTTGGTAAAGGTGTCCCCGTTTGATTTCTCCGTCGGGGTTCAATTGATACTTCACATCGCCGACAGCGGCGTTGTCGCCGAAGACCAGGTCTGGGTTAAGGCTCCGGTTGCGATCGCCGAGCAGGATTTTGGCTGTTTTCTGGACCTTCCAGGCTGGATCGAGGTGTGTGCGCAGCGAATTGCGCAGACCCTCTTCAACCGCCTCAGGGGTTCGGAACAGGAATGTCCAGGTTGACTTGTCTCCTGCCTCTATATCGAGGCCAGTGCTGGCAATTATGGCTAGCGCAAGTGGATAAGCATCTCGATAGCGCCGGCTCAATGCATCAGGTGTGACGACGAGATCGCCTGTCCGAAGGTCCCCTATGTCGCTGAGTCGGTAAAGGATTCGTCGGCAGCGCGCCCGCAGACCCACAGGCGAACCGGGCATCCCTAGCAGTCTCACGGCTGCTGCTTTCAACACGCGATTCAGGCTAGTGTCTTCGCCAAACTGATCGAATTGACAGCGAATTGAGGGACGTCCGGCAGCGATCGATTGCGCGGTCTTGACCGTCTGAATCCGTCCACGCGCACAGGGCAAGTCCGCTTTGACCCTCCCGTAATCACTGACCAGTCCGTTCCTCAGCAGGACCTCACAGGTGTGAACGAACCAGTGCGCGACAAGGCTGAAGAAATTGTTGTCGACCCCGAGGCTGGAGCGTTCATATAGCGACCGTGGGAACTGATTGGACTCGACCAGGAGATAGAGCACATGCCGCAGAGGGATCTTCGGTTCGACGATAAGTTGAAGGTCTCCAAGCCCGATGGCTCCGATCGCGTCAGACACTCTGACGGTGTGCCGGTCGTCGCTGATCCGTTCGCATCGCACAACGCTGCGGTCCGGAGTGTCGACGTCCTTTATGGCTCCCCACCATTGTTTCTGGGATGCCAGGGCACCCCCGATCCGGCGCAGTTCGTCGGCTTGACTGTCGGTGAGTCTGAGGGTGAATGTTCTTGACTCGACGAGTCGCTCAGTCTTCACAGGCTGGGGTGGCTCGGCCAAAACAGCTTTAAGTCGAACTGCTGGACCAGGTCAGGCTGGTCAAAGAAATACTCATCGATCAGTGGCCGGATCTGGCGCAGCCACGTGCGGTGAAGGTCGTTATAGCTGAATTGTTTTGCCATGAAGTAGCTGTGCCCGATGGTGTGATGATGGTCCAGGTGTTGGGTCAACATGTCGTTCAATCCGCGTAGGCCCTCGGCCAGGTTGGAAACCTCGGTGTCGTTCTCTGCGCGCCGGTAAAACGCATCGAGTAGGTAAGGCCGTGGTGGGCAGTCGAAGATGTCGAATCGCCTTCGCAGGGCGGTGTCGACGCTGCGGATGCTGCGATCTGCTGTGTTCATCGTGCCGATGACATACAGGTTCAGCGGCAGTGAGAAGCGATCACGGTGCAGCAGCCGAATTTCCCTGTCGCGATATTCGAGCAGGTACAACAGCTCACCGAAGACGCTGGGCAAGTTCGCGCGGTTCATCTCGTCGATTACCAGGACTACGGGATGATCGACCCGACGAGCATGGTCAGCAACTTTGACCAGTGCTCCGGGAACCACGTCGAACGCGACCTGCCCGTCGCGTGCCACCGGGCGCAACCCTTCCACGAAATCTTCGTAGGCATAGCTGGGGTGAAACTGCACCACGTGAACAGCATCCGGTTGCCCTCCGGCGAGAAATCGCCCGATACGCTCAGCGACCCAGGTCTTTCCTGTGCCGGGCGGTCCCGCCAAAATGATCTGGGCTCTGCGTGTTTTCAGCGTGTCGAGGACTTCGTCAAGTTCAGCTCTGCTCCATAGGGTTTCGTCCAGCAACTGGCGCAAATCGTCCTGTGGGTCAAGCCGCCGCGGGGGCGCAGTCACTTTCGTGCCGCCCGATTGTTCAATCAGCGGGCGCAACACTTCCCACTGCGCTTCGGTGACAGGGAAGTTGGTGCCGTTGGGCTGGCGGATGATCAAGAGATCCTTTAGCAGCGGGTGGTTCATCAAGTCTCGACGCAAGACCGGTCGGTCCCGAAATATGCGCTCAAGACGGTAGCGGATGGCGCGGCTATGCGACGGCGCGTCGGCTGGTTCCCATTCCTCGCGGCCCCTTATGAAGCTTTCGCCGACAATAGTGCCGGTGGCGTAAATGCCTGCATTCTCGCCCGACTTCCACAACAGGACGGTGTCGCCGTCCGAAATCTCATCGGCGCGCTGTCTTAGCAACCAG
It contains:
- a CDS encoding helix-turn-helix domain-containing protein, whose product is MAETYVSYDDAAAYLGVHRSTLNDWIAQGRLDRVLIDGHGYVVAETLFALKQKRSKSDNRRLSASDKAAGNPQSKRPKSGQIGSAAAELAGYTARPTPEHQLRPGRSSVNLSSEISALVRQLTRQDAATKPALFPADALQAARPGMYSWWGDDEACNVVGEAVGMHLPPLLYVGQAGATRWPSGAKSAATLLSRIGTQHIRGNARSSTFRLTVSSLLADRLSLVPVKGGKLDPNSNAQVSAWIADHLRVVIAPFDDRDALGQVEKGVVAQLDPPLNLEHCRPSQARTRLTQLRGNFRR
- a CDS encoding DUF732 domain-containing protein, which translates into the protein MWNIAFTALLVATFVSAAVAHADSASDYVAAVTSQGVIADRDALIGAADDLCNAAVQQNQGGIFVGISPNITAAMRTQATLGFDNQQLSAVIRAARNIDCPQNGPV
- a CDS encoding 5-methylcytosine restriction system specificity protein McrC; this translates as MSDAIGAIGLGDLQLIVEPKIPLRHVLYLLVESNQFPRSLYERSSLGVDNNFFSLVAHWFVHTCEVLLRNGLVSDYGRVKADLPCARGRIQTVKTAQSIAAGRPSIRCQFDQFGEDTSLNRVLKAAAVRLLGMPGSPVGLRARCRRILYRLSDIGDLRTGDLVVTPDALSRRYRDAYPLALAIIASTGLDIEAGDKSTWTFLFRTPEAVEEGLRNSLRTHLDPAWKVQKTAKILLGDRNRSLNPDLVFGDNAAVGDVKYQLNPDGEIKRGHLYQVTTFATGYHAKKATVIAFGACETGEELHVGSVQVNGFNWNFDDATPEQAAKRLADTIRSWLGGCR
- a CDS encoding AAA family ATPase, yielding MAKDHYHWDGDKPAAQNDVAKSVHPNKVWIFQANPELFDLMDFLTQPQTQIGTVDSWLLRQRADEISDGDTVLLWKSGENAGIYATGTIVGESFIRGREEWEPADAPSHSRAIRYRLERIFRDRPVLRRDLMNHPLLKDLLIIRQPNGTNFPVTEAQWEVLRPLIEQSGGTKVTAPPRRLDPQDDLRQLLDETLWSRAELDEVLDTLKTRRAQIILAGPPGTGKTWVAERIGRFLAGGQPDAVHVVQFHPSYAYEDFVEGLRPVARDGQVAFDVVPGALVKVADHARRVDHPVVLVIDEMNRANLPSVFGELLYLLEYRDREIRLLHRDRFSLPLNLYVIGTMNTADRSIRSVDTALRRRFDIFDCPPRPYLLDAFYRRAENDTEVSNLAEGLRGLNDMLTQHLDHHHTIGHSYFMAKQFSYNDLHRTWLRQIRPLIDEYFFDQPDLVQQFDLKLFWPSHPSL
- a CDS encoding DUF429 domain-containing protein, whose product is MFFVGMDLAWGENRRTGIAVLDADGELKFVGAALHDDAIIDAVAPYVQGECLVAIDAPLIVANPTGQRAAERALNADFSRFHAGAHSANTGIPVFSSGIRGARIAEALGLDMNPSSTAARRAIEVYPHPATIALFRLGRTLKYKHKPNRSFGQLQSEQLRLIMLIEDLVGADVGMRVAGNSDWARLRRMVETATTKAELRRAEDPVDAVLCAYIGHYATERPDDVTIYGDFETGYIITPTLPSDLRPTPRQLIDEPVEAPVADPQLEGVRRAAASLEVAQAALQEAVAQLRLRGGSWTVIGDALGLPEDEARRRFG
- a CDS encoding acyl-CoA synthetase; the encoded protein is MATALTGIQQKLLRIGESARAVKRLAESGILDVRDLKSTVQAAKLSGVYGPQATMTILGGRRYATLPAIVDERGALTYEEVDHQSWALAHGLKSRGVAAGSVVGLLCRDHRGLVIAMAACGKLGARLVLMNTGFAKPQFAEVCQREGVSVVLHDSEFLGLLDALPPELPRVLVWVDEGAEVPTGAQTLDDIVAANRTDPLPPPAKSGGSVILTSGTTGLPKGAPRDSVNPLATAQIIDRIPFPRKGTMVIVSPIFHSTGWATYTVGAALGNKVVTARRFKPELTLKLVAEHRADMLVAVPTMLHRMVELPPDVIAQHDTSSLKVILVAGSALSPELSSRAQDTFGDVLYNMYGSTECAIATVATPAELRAAPGTAGRAPVTCEVVLYDEHDQRVTGPNRRGRIFVRNGAPFSGYTDGRSKQIIDGYMSSGDMGHFTEQGLLFVDGRDDDMIVSGGENVFPQEVENLLEERSDIAEVAVVGVDDVEFGKRLRAFIVSEPGATRDPAEIKQYVKNNLARHKVPRDVVFVEELPRNATGKLLRRVLVEMDVELPQ